The following coding sequences lie in one Candidatus Nitrospira allomarina genomic window:
- a CDS encoding phosphate ABC transporter substrate-binding protein: protein MVKNISLAALLFATIGVIALCTIDLSGESLAQAEGHKLVITGSSTMAPLIAEIGKQFETRHPDIRVDIQTGGSSRGITDVMNGVADIGMASRALKSQEHQLHGSVIAHDGITIILHRSNPVQELTDDQIKAIYTGGITHWNQVGGPDAPITVVNKAEGRSTLELFLDYFQISNRDIHAHVVIGDNEQGIKTVAGNPHAIGYVSIGTAQYDATHGIPIRLLPLHHIPATIETVREGTFPLSRPLTLVTKSLPTGLIKTFIDFARSSQANDLILKQYFVPLQR, encoded by the coding sequence ATGGTGAAAAATATTTCTCTTGCCGCCCTCCTTTTTGCAACCATAGGAGTCATCGCCCTCTGCACGATAGATTTGTCAGGTGAATCGCTTGCCCAGGCTGAAGGACACAAGCTTGTCATCACCGGATCCAGTACCATGGCTCCCCTGATCGCGGAAATCGGAAAACAATTTGAGACACGTCATCCGGATATCAGGGTCGATATCCAAACGGGAGGTTCTTCTCGCGGCATTACTGACGTCATGAATGGAGTCGCGGACATTGGGATGGCATCTCGTGCGCTTAAATCTCAAGAACACCAGCTGCATGGATCCGTCATTGCCCATGATGGCATCACCATCATCCTGCATCGATCAAATCCTGTTCAGGAATTAACCGATGACCAAATCAAGGCTATTTACACCGGGGGAATCACCCATTGGAACCAGGTTGGCGGGCCTGATGCACCCATTACCGTCGTGAACAAAGCAGAAGGGCGTTCCACCTTGGAATTATTTCTGGACTATTTCCAAATCTCCAATCGCGACATTCACGCTCATGTGGTCATCGGAGACAATGAACAAGGCATAAAGACCGTGGCCGGCAACCCTCATGCGATTGGATATGTCTCCATTGGAACAGCACAGTATGATGCTACCCACGGCATACCGATCCGATTATTACCCCTGCACCACATTCCGGCCACGATTGAAACGGTCCGGGAAGGCACGTTTCCCCTCTCGCGTCCCCTGACGCTTGTAACAAAGTCTCTTCCGACAGGACTCATTAAAACCTTTATTGATTTCGCGCGGTCCTCTCAGGCCAATGATCTCATTCTCAAACAATATTTCGTCCCGCTCCAAAGGTGA
- a CDS encoding ArsR/SmtB family transcription factor — translation MKIKNTSPSCASKLKVVSDPTRLAVLEALMSGQKNVGELMEQLDVEQSLLSHHLSVLRDNGLVEATREGKTMIYTLPDNVADSTSGKAINLGCCKISFD, via the coding sequence ATGAAAATCAAAAACACTTCTCCTTCCTGTGCAAGCAAATTAAAGGTGGTGTCAGATCCAACACGATTGGCGGTCCTTGAAGCTCTTATGTCCGGACAAAAAAATGTCGGGGAATTAATGGAACAATTGGACGTGGAACAAAGTTTATTATCCCATCATTTAAGCGTGTTGCGGGATAACGGCCTGGTGGAAGCCACACGGGAGGGAAAAACCATGATCTACACACTCCCGGACAATGTCGCCGATTCAACGAGTGGAAAAGCCATCAACCTTGGATGCTGTAAAATCTCTTTTGATTAA
- a CDS encoding PstS family phosphate ABC transporter substrate-binding protein: MKLNESQFLKGVMLFGLMFIVLSPPAMGADDLFPKVDEQVPRYSPQSRVSGKVEIDGSNTMKTILETWKDKLEKIHPDLEIILKTDGSNAGVESLMSGKTKIAAMSRPMTNQEIEKFTKQLGYAPTAIPVAVDAFAIFVHKDNPLDHITLQQLDALFSSDRRRGAPESIDTWGQLGLSGVWETSSIVSHIRDTKSGTGQFFREFVMLNGKDKEMSLVQPGAASVVHAVTNDPYAVGYSGIGYRTNSVKPLHVAAGEGDSFVEPTFQSATDGSYPLHRRLYLYVNEPPNMEHAPFLSEIIQFALSLEGQQVVAKSGFFPLPTKDLVALSAAWSRPMASVANTKGPKNLK, translated from the coding sequence ATGAAGTTGAATGAAAGTCAATTCCTTAAGGGTGTGATGTTGTTTGGGTTGATGTTTATAGTGCTGAGTCCTCCTGCCATGGGAGCAGACGACTTGTTTCCCAAAGTGGACGAACAGGTTCCCCGATATTCTCCACAAAGCCGTGTGTCGGGAAAGGTCGAAATCGACGGGTCCAATACCATGAAAACAATTTTGGAAACATGGAAAGATAAGCTGGAGAAAATTCATCCCGATTTGGAAATCATTCTGAAGACGGACGGATCCAACGCGGGGGTTGAATCGTTAATGAGCGGGAAGACGAAGATCGCGGCCATGTCGCGTCCGATGACGAATCAAGAAATCGAGAAATTCACCAAACAACTCGGGTACGCACCCACGGCGATTCCGGTTGCGGTCGATGCGTTTGCTATCTTTGTTCATAAGGATAACCCGCTTGATCACATTACATTACAACAATTGGATGCGTTGTTCTCCTCGGACAGGCGCCGTGGGGCTCCGGAGTCCATCGACACGTGGGGACAGTTGGGCCTTTCCGGGGTATGGGAAACATCTTCCATTGTTTCTCACATTCGGGATACGAAATCAGGGACCGGACAGTTTTTCAGGGAATTCGTCATGTTGAATGGAAAAGACAAAGAGATGAGTCTTGTTCAACCTGGTGCCGCCTCGGTTGTTCATGCCGTCACGAATGATCCTTATGCCGTCGGCTATAGTGGAATCGGCTATCGCACCAATTCCGTTAAACCTTTACATGTGGCTGCCGGTGAAGGCGATTCATTCGTCGAACCGACATTCCAATCCGCAACGGATGGATCCTATCCGCTTCATCGACGGTTATACCTCTATGTAAATGAGCCTCCAAATATGGAACATGCTCCTTTCCTCTCCGAAATCATTCAATTCGCGTTGAGCCTGGAAGGCCAACAGGTGGTTGCTAAATCGGGATTTTTTCCGCTTCCTACTAAAGACCTCGTAGCGTTGTCCGCTGCCTGGTCCAGACCGATGGCTTCGGTCGCTAATACGAAGGGACCGAAGAATCTTAAATAG
- a CDS encoding transglutaminase family protein, with protein MIYQVTHRTAFAYTQPVAISHHVLRLTPRSHPRQHCLRSTVTLEPTPTVRSEGEDYFGNPITHLTIQTPHPQLIVEAKTVVEVLKPEPIPLDQSPPWEQVIQQLQNPVDSPNLEAQQFMYDSPYITIDDATYDFVRECFPSGRPLLAGVMELTSRIFEEFTYEGGVTDVSTPVHDVLTSRKGVCQDFAHLEIAALRSLGLPARYISGYLLTHPPEGQEKLVGADASHAWVAAWSPGLGWVDFDPTNNIIPGDEHITLAWGRDYGDVSPINGFMVGGGQHTLAVSVDVSPTPHPSLV; from the coding sequence ATGATCTATCAGGTTACACACCGGACCGCCTTCGCCTACACCCAGCCGGTTGCCATTTCTCATCATGTTTTACGTCTTACTCCCAGATCCCATCCCCGACAACATTGCCTCCGATCGACCGTGACCTTGGAACCCACGCCAACGGTCCGTTCGGAAGGCGAAGATTATTTTGGCAATCCCATTACTCACCTGACCATTCAAACCCCCCATCCTCAATTGATCGTCGAAGCCAAAACCGTCGTGGAGGTCCTCAAACCGGAGCCGATTCCGCTGGATCAAAGTCCGCCGTGGGAACAGGTCATCCAACAACTCCAAAATCCGGTGGATTCACCGAATCTGGAAGCCCAACAATTTATGTATGATTCCCCATACATCACCATTGACGATGCCACGTATGATTTTGTTCGTGAATGTTTTCCGTCCGGGCGTCCGCTTCTGGCCGGTGTGATGGAATTAACCAGTCGAATTTTTGAGGAATTCACGTACGAAGGAGGTGTGACCGATGTGTCCACCCCGGTTCATGATGTCCTCACCTCACGAAAGGGCGTTTGCCAGGACTTTGCTCATTTGGAAATTGCCGCACTCCGCAGCCTGGGTTTGCCCGCACGCTATATTAGTGGATACCTTCTGACGCATCCACCTGAAGGTCAGGAAAAACTGGTGGGCGCCGATGCCTCACATGCGTGGGTAGCTGCATGGAGTCCCGGTCTTGGCTGGGTCGACTTTGATCCCACCAACAATATCATTCCCGGCGATGAACACATCACCTTGGCCTGGGGAAGAGACTATGGGGATGTCAGTCCGATCAATGGCTTCATGGTTGGGGGCGGACAACATACGCTCGCCGTATCCGTGGACGTCAGCCCCACTCCACATCCTTCACTGGTGTAA
- a CDS encoding circularly permuted type 2 ATP-grasp protein translates to MASFHSSEPADSHFQPTTMYPPQQDTFDELVASDGSVRPHWQNLLKQFESLDATQRRLAHETAARMLKDDGMTYLASQSERQRDRPWQLDLFPLLISQEEWQHLEAGLIQRARLLNHILSDLYGPQQLLKNGTLPPAVVFGNPQFLQPCHGVPVAGGTYLHFLAFDVARAPDGKWWVLRDRTEAPTGAGFALENRIIVSRSLPNLFARTQVQRLSSFFQTFSESFLQFSQREDPLAVVLSPGPENMAYFEHAYLARYLGYPIVEGSDMTVRDERLFLKTVDGLKPVDLVLRRIYSDLCDPLELMTESTTGIPGLLQAIRAGHVTLANALGSGLIESEVLLSFLPTLSKFFFGEGLKIPSVATWWCGQSNERAYVLDNMSRLLIRRVLTPKRGLTHDRLSSFGPDLTEEDRGALAQAIARRGHEYVGREIVSPSTTPFWTSQDELKPVPMTLRIYLTATKDGYTVMPGGLARVSVRSDPRGHWHEPGDFSKDTWVKSSGPLDVPAAVTLPHHTLQLRRGGRDLPSRTADNLFWLGRYTERAEGAIRLLRSLVSRMSGEAGIGDDPETLHRLVSLLVMQKHLSPRRAKRAVEGGASAVEAELRTILFDPDTPDGLATILQNVRRTAELVRHRLSLDTWNILMELTSVPKEWAQTKGQSIDDAIRLLSRMIQHLAALNGMVMENMTRSYAWRFLEMGRRLERVRHLSKLMHHLASRGTPETTGALNLLLELADASITYRTRYKAEAKLAAVLDLLLADDTNPRSIIFQLLTIEAHINALPREEASASLNPAQRITTRGCTDIRLADMMELAQCTTKTGVRINLERLLKQLDQHVHQLSDVVAHTFFSHSLAQRISGPQWLEGIP, encoded by the coding sequence ATGGCGTCCTTTCATTCTTCCGAACCTGCGGACTCCCATTTCCAACCCACCACGATGTACCCGCCTCAACAGGATACCTTTGATGAACTCGTGGCTTCTGACGGTTCTGTTCGTCCGCATTGGCAAAATCTGTTGAAACAATTCGAGAGCCTGGATGCTACCCAACGCCGCCTGGCTCACGAAACCGCCGCACGAATGTTGAAAGATGACGGCATGACCTATCTTGCCAGTCAAAGTGAACGACAACGGGACAGACCCTGGCAGCTTGACTTATTCCCACTGTTAATCAGCCAGGAGGAGTGGCAACATCTTGAAGCAGGCTTGATTCAACGGGCCCGTCTCCTCAACCATATTTTGAGTGATTTGTATGGCCCGCAACAATTGCTGAAAAACGGAACTTTACCCCCTGCTGTGGTGTTCGGGAATCCCCAGTTTTTGCAGCCCTGCCATGGCGTCCCGGTGGCAGGAGGGACCTATTTACATTTTCTGGCATTCGATGTGGCGAGAGCGCCAGATGGGAAATGGTGGGTCTTGCGTGATCGCACCGAAGCACCAACCGGTGCCGGATTCGCTCTCGAAAATCGCATTATTGTCTCACGGTCTTTACCCAACCTGTTTGCCCGAACTCAGGTCCAACGACTCTCTTCTTTTTTCCAGACCTTCAGCGAGAGTTTTCTCCAGTTTTCCCAACGTGAAGATCCCCTGGCGGTCGTGCTCTCGCCGGGCCCGGAAAATATGGCCTATTTTGAGCATGCCTATCTGGCTCGGTATCTGGGCTATCCGATCGTGGAAGGGTCGGACATGACCGTACGCGATGAACGGTTGTTCCTGAAAACGGTCGATGGTCTTAAGCCCGTTGACCTGGTCTTACGCCGGATTTATTCGGACCTCTGCGACCCTCTCGAATTGATGACCGAATCCACAACGGGAATCCCAGGGTTACTCCAAGCCATTCGAGCCGGACACGTCACTTTAGCCAATGCGCTCGGAAGCGGATTGATCGAAAGCGAAGTCCTCTTAAGCTTTCTTCCGACATTATCCAAATTCTTTTTTGGTGAAGGACTGAAAATTCCCAGTGTCGCCACCTGGTGGTGTGGACAGTCTAACGAGCGCGCCTACGTCCTCGACAATATGAGCCGATTATTAATTCGTCGTGTCTTGACACCCAAGCGGGGTCTCACGCACGACCGTCTCTCCTCCTTCGGGCCTGACTTGACGGAGGAAGACCGTGGAGCCCTGGCTCAAGCCATTGCGCGACGTGGGCATGAATACGTGGGACGGGAAATCGTTTCGCCCTCCACGACTCCCTTTTGGACATCTCAGGATGAGCTCAAACCGGTCCCAATGACTCTCCGCATCTATCTGACAGCCACGAAGGACGGCTATACCGTCATGCCGGGTGGACTCGCTCGCGTGTCGGTTCGATCGGATCCTCGTGGGCACTGGCATGAACCCGGTGATTTCAGTAAAGACACCTGGGTGAAGTCGAGCGGTCCTCTTGATGTTCCGGCAGCCGTCACGCTGCCCCATCATACGCTTCAGCTTCGGCGGGGAGGAAGGGATCTACCCAGCCGAACCGCTGATAATCTCTTCTGGCTGGGGCGTTACACCGAACGCGCTGAAGGCGCGATCCGTCTATTACGAAGCCTGGTGTCACGCATGAGCGGAGAGGCGGGAATCGGTGATGATCCTGAGACCCTGCATCGCCTGGTGTCACTCCTCGTGATGCAAAAGCATTTATCGCCCCGACGCGCTAAACGGGCCGTGGAAGGCGGAGCCAGCGCGGTGGAGGCGGAACTTCGAACGATTTTATTTGACCCGGATACGCCGGACGGCTTGGCAACCATTCTCCAGAATGTGCGACGTACCGCAGAACTGGTTCGTCACCGGTTGTCCCTCGACACCTGGAATATTCTCATGGAACTCACCAGCGTGCCAAAGGAATGGGCCCAGACAAAAGGGCAAAGCATCGACGATGCGATTCGACTGTTGAGCCGGATGATTCAACATCTGGCAGCACTCAACGGCATGGTCATGGAAAATATGACCCGCAGCTATGCCTGGCGTTTTCTGGAAATGGGACGACGCCTGGAACGCGTGAGACACTTATCCAAACTCATGCATCATTTGGCATCACGGGGAACACCGGAGACGACCGGCGCCCTCAATCTGCTTCTGGAATTGGCCGACGCCTCCATTACCTACCGAACCCGATACAAGGCTGAAGCCAAACTTGCTGCAGTCTTGGATTTGCTTTTGGCCGACGATACCAATCCCCGCTCAATTATTTTTCAGTTATTGACGATTGAGGCACACATCAACGCGTTGCCCCGGGAGGAAGCCTCTGCTTCCCTTAACCCGGCACAGCGGATTACCACACGCGGGTGCACGGATATTCGATTGGCGGACATGATGGAACTTGCTCAATGCACGACGAAAACCGGCGTGCGAATCAACCTTGAACGACTACTTAAACAACTGGACCAACATGTGCATCAACTCTCCGATGTGGTGGCTCATACCTTTTTCAGTCATTCGTTGGCCCAACGGATTTCAGGGCCTCAATGGCTTGAGGGCATCCCATGA
- a CDS encoding transglutaminase family protein, producing MALHVALNHQTHYHYDRRVQMGPHVIRLRPAPHSRTPILSYALKIEPNGYFLNWQQDPHGNYLARIIYPEKVQEFHVEVDLVADMIVYNPFDFFLEPDAETLPFNYDPLVKEDLLPYLAMESPGPRLQEWLRQFTAPHDDPTVPFLMGLNQQLKSQIDYVVRMEPGVQTPDETLELGRGSCRDTGWLLVQILRHLGIASRFVSGYLIQLVADVKSLDGPSGTDRDFTDLHAWVEAYLPGAGWVGLDATSGLLAGEGHIPLACTPHPLTAAPISGAMEICETTFSHEMSVTRIVETPRVTKPYTEEQWQAIDQFGQRLDQELAANDVRLTIGGEPTFISIDHPDAPEWNTEAVGDTKRPLAANLIKRLRERFAPGGLLHFGQGKWYPGEPLPRWAFSLYWRQDGKPIWQEDQFFAEENHVSNISADDANHFIQGIAKRVEVGTKTIQPVYEDPWHFIGQERKLPENLEPATNNLDDPMARARLAKVYERGLGKPAGYVLPLQRWNAKDGPRRWVTAAWTTRSQHLFLVPGDSPIGFRLPLPSLPVIDPKDYPYIIPTDPFDIRGPLPDPIRESSLQERRLQKLRGEGEHHDPAQMIMGQQSGIGAGGVVRASLTVEPRNGQLCVFMPPLESAEDYLDLVAVIKDTAAELNQPIHLEGYTPPYDPRINVLKITPDPGVLEVNIHPAKNWADMVAITTAIYEEARLCRLGTEKFMLDGRHTGTGGGNHVVMGGNTPADSPFLRRPDLLRSMIAYWQRHPSLSYVFSGLFIGPTSQAPRIDEARHDSLYELELGFAQVPAPDVGAPPPPWLVDRIFRNLLIDVTGNTHRTEICIDKLYSPDGPTGRLGLVEFRAFEMPPHERMSLAQQVLLLALVARFWKTPDQGNLVRWGTQLHDRFMLPHFLAQDLHEVIQEMNRAGYELQDDWFAPHLEFRFPHFGSINYGSLVMEVRQALEPWHVMGEQGAPGGTVRYVDSSVERLQIKLSGLTENRYIIACNGKRVPMIPTGRQGEAVGGVRYRAWQPPNCLHPKIGIDAPLTFDIYDQWAGRAVAGCTYHVAHPGGRNFEHFPVNAYEAESRRLARFHSFGHTAGPYTEPRDTSRPEFPCTLDLRWPG from the coding sequence ATGGCACTTCACGTCGCACTCAATCACCAAACGCATTATCACTACGATCGCCGGGTTCAGATGGGGCCTCACGTCATCCGGTTGCGGCCCGCTCCCCATAGCCGGACGCCCATTCTGAGTTACGCACTTAAGATTGAGCCCAACGGTTATTTCCTGAACTGGCAACAGGATCCCCACGGCAACTATCTGGCACGAATTATTTATCCTGAAAAGGTTCAGGAATTTCATGTGGAAGTCGACCTTGTAGCCGACATGATCGTCTATAACCCCTTTGATTTTTTTCTGGAGCCGGACGCCGAGACACTTCCCTTCAACTATGATCCCCTGGTCAAAGAGGACCTGCTGCCGTATTTGGCCATGGAATCACCAGGCCCGCGACTGCAAGAATGGCTGCGACAGTTCACCGCGCCACACGATGATCCTACCGTTCCCTTTTTAATGGGTCTCAATCAGCAACTGAAGTCTCAAATCGACTATGTCGTCCGCATGGAACCCGGCGTGCAAACCCCTGATGAAACACTGGAACTGGGACGTGGATCGTGCCGGGACACCGGTTGGCTCCTCGTGCAGATCCTTCGCCACCTGGGTATTGCCAGTCGATTCGTCTCCGGCTATTTGATTCAACTTGTCGCCGACGTGAAATCGTTGGATGGTCCGTCTGGTACCGATCGGGACTTTACAGACCTTCACGCCTGGGTGGAGGCCTATCTGCCGGGGGCCGGGTGGGTGGGATTGGACGCCACGTCCGGCCTGCTGGCTGGAGAGGGGCATATCCCCCTGGCCTGCACACCTCATCCTCTGACCGCTGCGCCGATTAGTGGAGCGATGGAGATTTGTGAGACGACATTCTCTCATGAAATGTCGGTCACCCGTATTGTTGAAACGCCACGGGTTACCAAGCCATACACAGAGGAACAATGGCAGGCGATTGATCAATTTGGACAACGACTGGATCAGGAATTGGCAGCCAACGATGTCCGGCTCACAATCGGAGGAGAACCCACCTTTATCTCCATCGATCATCCCGATGCTCCTGAATGGAATACCGAAGCTGTCGGTGATACGAAGCGACCATTGGCGGCGAATCTCATCAAACGCTTACGGGAGCGTTTCGCCCCGGGAGGTCTTCTGCACTTTGGCCAAGGAAAATGGTATCCCGGCGAACCGTTGCCACGGTGGGCCTTTAGCCTCTATTGGCGGCAGGATGGAAAACCGATCTGGCAGGAGGACCAGTTCTTTGCCGAGGAAAATCACGTCTCAAACATTTCCGCTGATGATGCCAACCACTTTATTCAGGGAATCGCCAAACGGGTAGAAGTAGGCACCAAAACCATTCAACCCGTCTATGAAGATCCCTGGCATTTCATCGGTCAGGAACGAAAGCTGCCGGAAAATCTCGAACCGGCCACCAATAATCTCGACGACCCCATGGCTCGTGCCCGGCTCGCGAAAGTGTATGAACGCGGTCTAGGCAAACCGGCAGGGTATGTCCTGCCATTGCAACGGTGGAATGCCAAGGACGGACCTCGTCGCTGGGTCACCGCCGCATGGACCACACGCAGTCAGCACTTGTTTTTGGTCCCCGGTGACTCGCCAATCGGCTTTCGATTGCCCCTCCCGTCATTACCGGTTATTGATCCCAAAGACTACCCCTATATCATCCCGACTGACCCATTTGACATCCGTGGACCCTTGCCGGATCCGATCCGGGAATCCTCCCTTCAGGAACGCCGGCTTCAAAAGCTACGGGGAGAAGGGGAGCACCATGATCCGGCTCAAATGATCATGGGACAGCAGAGCGGGATCGGCGCAGGAGGTGTGGTTCGCGCATCTCTCACGGTGGAACCTCGTAATGGGCAACTCTGCGTGTTCATGCCGCCTCTGGAATCGGCTGAAGATTATCTTGATCTGGTTGCCGTCATTAAAGACACCGCTGCGGAATTAAACCAGCCAATTCACTTGGAAGGCTACACGCCCCCCTATGACCCCCGCATCAACGTTTTGAAAATTACTCCTGATCCTGGAGTGCTCGAGGTGAATATCCACCCCGCGAAAAATTGGGCGGACATGGTCGCGATTACCACGGCCATCTATGAAGAAGCGAGGCTCTGCCGATTAGGCACGGAAAAGTTCATGTTGGATGGACGACACACGGGAACCGGGGGAGGCAATCATGTGGTCATGGGAGGCAACACTCCTGCTGACAGTCCTTTTCTGCGTCGGCCCGATCTCCTGCGCAGCATGATCGCTTACTGGCAACGGCATCCTTCCCTCTCCTATGTCTTTTCCGGTCTCTTCATCGGCCCGACCAGTCAGGCTCCCCGCATTGATGAAGCCCGTCATGATTCCTTGTACGAACTGGAACTGGGATTTGCCCAAGTCCCCGCTCCCGACGTCGGGGCGCCACCACCGCCATGGTTGGTCGATCGGATCTTTCGAAATTTGCTCATTGATGTCACGGGGAATACGCATCGCACGGAGATTTGTATCGACAAACTCTATTCCCCGGATGGCCCGACCGGTCGACTTGGACTGGTGGAATTCCGTGCCTTCGAAATGCCGCCCCACGAACGCATGAGCCTGGCTCAACAGGTTCTGCTCCTGGCCCTCGTTGCGCGTTTCTGGAAAACTCCGGACCAGGGCAACCTCGTACGATGGGGAACCCAACTTCATGATCGTTTTATGCTGCCTCACTTTCTCGCTCAGGATCTCCATGAAGTTATCCAGGAAATGAATCGCGCCGGGTACGAACTGCAAGACGACTGGTTCGCACCTCACCTGGAGTTCCGTTTTCCTCACTTCGGTTCCATCAACTATGGCAGTCTGGTGATGGAAGTTCGACAGGCTCTGGAACCCTGGCATGTCATGGGAGAGCAAGGGGCACCTGGCGGCACCGTACGGTATGTGGATTCCTCGGTCGAACGCCTACAGATCAAGCTGTCCGGCTTAACTGAAAACCGGTATATTATTGCCTGCAATGGCAAACGGGTGCCCATGATACCAACGGGACGACAAGGAGAGGCGGTCGGCGGCGTGCGATATCGAGCCTGGCAGCCTCCCAACTGTTTACATCCGAAGATCGGAATTGACGCCCCGCTGACTTTTGACATTTATGATCAATGGGCCGGGCGGGCGGTTGCCGGATGTACCTACCATGTGGCCCACCCGGGCGGACGTAATTTTGAACATTTCCCGGTCAACGCCTATGAAGCCGAAAGCCGCCGGTTGGCCAGGTTTCATTCCTTTGGTCATACTGCGGGACCCTATACCGAACCACGAGATACCTCCCGCCCGGAATTTCCTTGCACGCTGGACCTCCGATGGCCTGGATAA
- a CDS encoding circularly permuted type 2 ATP-grasp protein, which yields MKPGFDEMFESTGVPRRHYRRLVERLRNFSSKDLELKRRQADQAFLRQGITFTVYGDLQQTEKIFPFDLMPRIIPDLEWRVLEEGIRQRVMALNMFLVDLYGEQRILNDHVVPRELIESSEHFQKDLVGFCPPKEVFIHVSGVDLVRNHEGQYYVLEDNLRTPSGVSYVLENRLVMKQLFPNLFADMQVRPVDQYPTQLLENLKWLAPLSKENPTVVLLTPGVFNSAYFEHCFLSLQMGIQMVEGRDLVVESDDKVYMKTTQGLQQVDVIYRRVDDTFLDPEVFRKDSVLGVPGLVRAYRAGNVGLANGIGNGIADDKAVYTFVPKMIDYYLSEKPILQNVPTYLCGNPEDRKYVLEHLESLVVKAVAESGGYGMLMGPSSTKAEQEEFRKKIETDPRSYIAQPVVTLSHHPCVVDGEENMRLVGRHVDLRPFVLWGEEISLSLGGLTRVALKEGSLVVNSSQGGGSKDTWVLYGDE from the coding sequence ATGAAGCCGGGATTCGATGAAATGTTCGAGTCGACCGGCGTTCCACGCCGTCATTACCGGCGTCTCGTCGAACGACTACGGAATTTCTCTTCGAAGGATCTGGAATTGAAGCGGCGTCAGGCCGATCAGGCGTTTTTGCGGCAGGGGATTACCTTTACCGTCTATGGCGATCTTCAGCAAACGGAGAAGATTTTTCCATTTGATTTGATGCCACGAATCATCCCGGATCTCGAATGGCGGGTTCTTGAAGAGGGGATCCGCCAGCGCGTCATGGCCCTGAATATGTTTTTAGTGGACTTGTATGGCGAGCAACGGATCCTTAACGATCACGTGGTGCCTCGTGAGCTCATAGAAAGTTCCGAGCATTTCCAGAAAGATTTAGTGGGCTTTTGTCCTCCCAAAGAGGTCTTCATCCATGTCTCGGGAGTTGATTTGGTCCGGAACCATGAAGGCCAATACTATGTCCTGGAGGATAATCTCCGGACACCATCAGGCGTGTCGTACGTTCTGGAAAACCGACTGGTCATGAAGCAACTGTTTCCCAACCTGTTTGCCGACATGCAAGTCCGGCCTGTCGATCAATATCCGACGCAACTCCTGGAGAATCTCAAGTGGCTGGCTCCCCTCAGTAAAGAAAATCCGACCGTCGTCCTCCTGACTCCGGGTGTGTTTAACTCCGCCTACTTTGAACATTGCTTTTTATCCTTACAAATGGGGATTCAAATGGTGGAAGGCCGCGATCTGGTGGTGGAATCGGATGATAAGGTCTATATGAAGACGACCCAAGGTCTCCAACAGGTGGATGTGATTTATCGCCGGGTGGATGATACCTTCCTCGATCCTGAAGTGTTTCGCAAGGATTCCGTGTTAGGCGTTCCCGGTCTGGTCCGGGCCTATCGAGCAGGGAATGTGGGCCTGGCCAATGGCATCGGGAACGGGATCGCCGATGATAAAGCGGTCTATACCTTTGTGCCGAAAATGATCGACTACTATTTAAGCGAGAAACCCATTCTGCAAAATGTCCCCACGTATTTGTGCGGAAACCCGGAAGATCGGAAGTATGTATTGGAACACCTGGAATCATTGGTTGTGAAAGCCGTGGCGGAATCCGGCGGATATGGAATGTTGATGGGACCCAGCTCGACCAAGGCCGAACAGGAGGAATTTCGGAAGAAAATAGAAACGGATCCGCGAAGCTACATTGCCCAGCCGGTGGTGACACTCTCGCATCATCCGTGTGTCGTGGATGGAGAAGAGAATATGCGATTGGTCGGGAGGCATGTCGATCTTCGGCCCTTCGTGCTCTGGGGGGAAGAGATTTCCTTGTCGTTGGGAGGCCTGACCCGTGTCGCTTTAAAGGAAGGCTCCCTGGTCGTGAATTCTTCGCAGGGCGGGGGAAGCAAGGATACCTGGGTGCTCTATGGAGATGAATGA